From the Hyphomicrobiaceae bacterium genome, the window TGGCGATGGCAATCGCCACCAGAAAGATCCCAAGCGGAAACGCGATAAGCAGCGATACGAGACGCCTCAACACGGAGCTACTCCTCGAAAAAACGAATACCCGACAGCTTTACCGGCGCAACATACGCACGCAAGAGTGTTCAGTGCGGCGTCTTGCCGTTCTCTCTATCATTGAGACGGTCGCGCAATTCTTTGCCGGTCTTGAAGAACGGCACGAACTTTTCGGCGACCGACACCGTGGAACCTGTGCGCGGATTTCTTCCCTGCCGCGCGGCGCGATGTTTGACCGTGAATGCGCCGAAGCCGCGAAGCTCAACGCGATCACCCCGCGACAATGCGTCGACGATCTCATCGAAGATCACATTCACGATGCGCTCGACATCGCGGTGATAGAGGTGCGGATTTGCTGCTGCAATCCGCTGTACAAGTTCCGATTTGATCACGGTTCGCTCCCCAGCCTGCCGATCAATTCTTGTTATTTATCAGAAGGGTGCCAAACAGAAACGAGACCGTCAAGGCCAAGCGTAGAAATTGACCGGTCGCGCATCATAATTTGGGTAATCTCGCTGGCACTTTTACCAAAGATCGCTCCGGCCACCCTTGAGGCCATACCGAAGGGCCCGAACGTCGAGGTGGACGAGGGCTTCCAATCGACAACTTTGGCTTTCTTATCAATGTTTTTCACGTCCTGGAGCCACTTTACGGCCTCGTCCTCGCCCCCGATCTCATCAACCAGTTTGACGGCCAGGGCCTCCCGGCCAGAGAAAATCCGCCCTTCGGTCAGGCCGGGAATGTCGGCCCCCTTCACCCCACGGCGGCTTTCAACCAGCCCCAGAAACCACTTGAACCCATCGGCGACCATATTCTCGGCGACCTTCCGGCCCTCGTCGGTCAGGGGCTCGAAGGGCGACGGAGCAGCCTTCAACGGCCCGCTCTTAACCTCGTTCACCTTGACGCCGATCTTATCGAGCAGCTGTGCCAGCTCCGGCCACTGCACGATGACGCCGACCGAGCCCGTGATGGTGTTGCCGCGCGCCACAATATGATCCGAGCTGAGCCCCACG encodes:
- the sppA gene encoding signal peptide peptidase SppA, translating into MLETETVLDRRRLRRSLTVWRGAGIAAVALALGLMMFEGDKLSLTGQSQIARVAIEGTITEDRDQLKMLKDITEDDHVKGVILYVNSPGGTTTGGEALYESLRKLAEKKPLVAQFGTVAASAGYIVGLSSDHIVARGNTITGSVGVIVQWPELAQLLDKIGVKVNEVKSGPLKAAPSPFEPLTDEGRKVAENMVADGFKWFLGLVESRRGVKGADIPGLTEGRIFSGREALAVKLVDEIGGEDEAVKWLQDVKNIDKKAKVVDWKPSSTSTFGPFGMASRVAGAIFGKSASEITQIMMRDRSISTLGLDGLVSVWHPSDK
- the ihfB gene encoding integration host factor subunit beta; translated protein: MIKSELVQRIAAANPHLYHRDVERIVNVIFDEIVDALSRGDRVELRGFGAFTVKHRAARQGRNPRTGSTVSVAEKFVPFFKTGKELRDRLNDRENGKTPH